From the genome of Acaryochloris sp. CCMEE 5410, one region includes:
- a CDS encoding sodium-independent anion transporter — translation MSHISDLQHLVLICSAINFIDASALETLEALFADLNSAGVWVYLAEVKGPVMDQLEKTDFVEKLGRERIFLSTHQAMLALGCN, via the coding sequence GTGTCTCACATATCTGATTTGCAACATCTTGTACTGATCTGTAGTGCCATCAACTTCATTGATGCGAGCGCATTGGAAACGCTTGAAGCACTGTTTGCTGATTTGAACTCTGCTGGAGTGTGGGTCTATTTAGCTGAAGTCAAAGGTCCAGTGATGGATCAGCTAGAGAAGACAGATTTTGTGGAAAAGCTGGGTCGAGAACGCATCTTTCTAAGCACTCATCAGGCCATGCTAGCGCTGGGCTGTAATTGA